In Oryza sativa Japonica Group chromosome 2, ASM3414082v1, the following are encoded in one genomic region:
- the LOC4330653 gene encoding E3 ubiquitin protein ligase RIE1 translates to MEAAAASSPSPEQPLLRPSAARAGSGSGNLSSSPPPPAARPSRLAALIGRAAGRRGPSMLVRETAAMQLERRRADWAHSRPVVALDIAWNVAFAAAAAAVLVASTEESPVTPLRLWLVGYALQCLVHVGLVCSDSRRRPAHARSSDVESADGDAAGAGTDSSDSDDDDDEGREQRSSFAKRCESINTMVSFLWWIIGFYWVVSGGDVLEQDAPRLYWLSVVFLAFDVFFAVFCVAMACFIGIALCCCLPCVIAILYALAGQEGASDADIGFLPRYRYSDPSEDGQKGTDEGVMIPVLNNSGTSTSERILLHEDAECCICLSSYEDGAELSALPCNHHFHWTCITKWLRMHATCPLCKYNILKGSESA, encoded by the exons atggaggcggccgccgcctcgtcgccgtcgccggagcagcCGCTGCTGCGGCCGTCGGCCGCACGCGCCGGGTCGGGGTCCGGGAacctgtcgtcgtcgccgccgccgcccgcggcgaggCCGAGCCGGCTCGCGGCGCTCAtcgggcgcgcggcggggcggcgcgggccGTCGATGCTGgtgcgggagacggcggcgatgcagctggagaggcggcgcgcggacTGGGCCCACTCCCGCCCCGTCGTCGCGCTCGACATCGCGTGGAacgtcgccttcgccgccgccgccgcggccgtgctCGTCGCCTCCACGGAGGAGAGCCCCGTCACGCCGCTCCGCCTGTGGCTTGTCGGGTACGCCCTCCAGTGCCTCGTGCACGTCGGCCTCGTCTGCTCcgactcccgccgccgcccggcccatGCTCGGAGCTCCGACGTCGAGTCCGCCGACGGTGACGCCGCGGGCGCTGGGACCGACAGCTcggacagcgacgacgacgacgacgagggtaGGGAGCAGAGGAGCAG TTTTGCGAAGCGTTGTGAGTCGATAAACACGATGGTGTCATTTCTGTGGTGGATAATTGGGTTCTACTGGGTGGTGTCTGGCGGGGATGTGCTCGAGCAAGATGCTCCAAGGCTGTATTG GCTAAGTGTTGTTTTTCTAGCATTTGATGTCTTCTTCGCTGTGTTTTGCGTTGCTATGGCCTGCTTCATCGGGATCGCATTGTGCTGCTGCTTGCCTTGTGTCATTGCAATTCTATATGCACTGGCTGGCCAG GAGGGTGCATCAGATGCGGATATTGGCTTTCTTCCCAGATATAGATATTCTGATCCCAGTGAGGATGGACAAAAAGGAACTGACGAGGGAGTTATGATCCCTGTTCTGAATAATAGCGGAACATCAACCAGTGAACGTATTCTCCTTCATGAGGATGCT GAATGCTGTATCTGCCTCTCATCATATGAGGATGGAGCGGAGCTATCTGCCCTCCCTTGCAACCATCACTTCCATTGGACATGTATTACCAAATGGCTACGCATGCATGCAACCTGTCCACTTTGCAAGTACAACATTCTTAAAGGCAGTGAAAGTGCATGA